The following is a genomic window from Rhizobium sp. NRK18.
TCAAGCTCGAAGCCAAGTTCGAAGCCGGTGAGCGCGTTGAAGGCGTTATCTTCAACCAGGTCAAGGGCGGCTTCACCGTCGATCTCGACGGCGCGATCGCCTTCCTGCCGCGTTCGCAGGTCGACATCCGTCCGATCCGCGACGTCACCCCGCTCATGCACAACCCGCAGCCCTTCGAAATCCTCAAGATGGACAAGCGTCGCGGCAACATCGTGGTTTCGCGCCGCACGGTTCTCGAAGAGTCCCGTGCCGAGCAGCGTTCTGAAATCGTTCAGAACCTTGAAGAAGGCCAGGTTGTCGAAGGCGTCGTCAAGAACATCACCGATTACGGTGCGTTCGTCGACCTCGGCGGCATCGACGGTCTGCTCCATGTCACCGACATGGCATGGCGCCGCGTGAACCATCCGTCGGAAATCCTGAACATCGGCCAGACGGTCAAGGTTCAGATCATCCGCATCAACCAGGAAACCCACCGCATCTCGCTCGGCATGAAGCAGCTGGAAGCAGATCCGTGGGATGGCATCGGCGCGAAGTACCCGGTCGGCAAGAAGATCTCCGGTACCGTCACGAACATCACCGACTACGGTGCGTTCGTCGAGCTGGAGCCGGGCATCGAAGGCCTGATCCACATTTCCGAAATGTCCTGGACCAAGAAGAACGTCCACCCCGGCAAGATCCTGTCCACGAGCCAGGAAGTCGATGTCGTCGTTCTCGAAGTCGATCCGACCAAGCGCCGCATCTCGCTGGGCCTCAAGCAGACGCTTGAAAACCCGTGGGAAGCATTCGCTCACTCGCATCCGGCCGGCACTGAAGTCGAAGGCGAAGTCAAGAACAAGACCGAATTCGGCCTGTTCATCGGCCTCGACGGCGACGTTGACGGCATGGTTCACCTCTCCGACCTCGACTGGAACCGTCCGGGCGAACAGGTCATCGAGGAGTTCAACAAGGGCGACGTCGTCAAGGCTGTCGTTCTGGATGTGGACGTCGACAAGGAGCGCATCTCGCTCGGCATCAAGCAGCTCGGCAAGGACTCGGTTGGCGAAGCCGCCGCTTCCGGCGACCTGCGCAAGAACGCCGTCGTTTCGTGCGAAGTTACCGCCGTCAACGATGGTGGCATCGAAGTGAAGCTGGTCAACCACGAAGACATCAGCGCGTTCATCCGTCGCGCCGACCTGTCGCGTGACCGTGACGAACAGCGTCCGGAGCGTTTCTCCGTTGGTCAGGTTGTCGACGCCCGCGTCACCAACTTCTCCAAGAAGGACCGCAAGGTCATGCTGTCGATCAAGGCTCTCGAGATCGCAGAAGAGAAGGAAGCCGTCGCACAGTTCGGTTCGTCCGACTCTGGCGCTTCGCTCGGCGACATCCTGGGCGCAGCGCTCAAGAACCGCGGCAACGAGTAATCGTTCCCTTACGGTTTGAAACAAAAAGCCCGCCGGAGACATCTCCGGCGGGTTTTTCTTTGCCCGGGTTCAGGATGCGTCAGTTGAGGCCGGCCATGCGCTGGTAGAGATCGTACATCGGATCGTCGACATCATCGGCAGCCTTCTGGCCGTCCTCGTCGGAGATCATGCGCGGCGTGCGGCGCTCGCCGTTCTGGCCGTCATCCGCGTCTTCGTGCTGCTCGCCGGTGGCCTGTTCGTCGCCTGCCTGTCCCTCGGCCTCGCCATCCGGCTGCGCATAACGGCGGCGCTTCTTCTCTTCCGGCAGATCGTCCTGCGCCGTCAGATAGCCGACCTGCGCAAAGGGAATGCCGTCCTTCGACTGCGCTACCATCGCCTGCGCGGCAAGGGTCTGGGCGCCTTCCGGGAGAAGGGCCTGGCGTGTCGTGGAGGAGTTTGCCGTTGCCGGATCCCGGGTCTGCGCCTGAGGCTCGGAGGCCGGGTGGCGGGTGGCTTCAGCCGTCGCCGGACGCGCGAGTTCGCGCATCAGGGCCGTATCATCTTCCGCAGGTGCAAGCGCCTGACCGGCCTCGGGAGCTGCCGTACCAGCGGCGTGTGGCGGCAACGGACCGGCCGGGCGCGCCGCCGCGGAGACGGCGGCCTTCGGCAGCTCGGCCTGCGACAGGGCCTTTACGAGTTCGGCGGCCTTTGCCACCTGTTCGGGATCACGGATCGCGTTGGCGATCAGGCGGTCGTTGACGACCTCGGTCCAGCCTTTCAGTATCTGCAGCGTCTGATGGCGTTCGCTGCTTGCGTTGCGCGCCGCATTCTGGTTGGCGACCGGCGGCTGCCGGGGCTCGGCCTGTTCCGGCTCGACGGACGGCTGGCCATCGGGACCATAAGCACGCTCCAGCCGCTGGCGGAGTGCCTGGACATCCGCCGCTTCCGACTTGACTGATGGCGGCTCTCCGATGGCGGAATGCTGCACAGCAGCCTGGCGGATGTTTGTTGGCACAGACGGCGCATCATCTTCGCCTCCGGCGAGTGCCGCAGCCGGCGCCGAAACCTGTTGTTCCACGCGTACCGCCTGTTGCTGCTGCGTGGCGGCGGGTCTTGCCGGCGAACCGGCAGCGGGGGCCTCTCCGCGGGACTGGGGCGTCTGACGGAGAGGTTCGGCGACCGCGTCCGCATCCTCTCCCTCGTTCTGATGATAGGATTCCAGCACGTTGCGGGTGACCGCCTCGCCGTCACGGGCGCGACCGCCCTCCAGCAGCGCGGCGATGCGCGCCGCCTGCACGCCGGCGGGCGAGTCCAGAACCTCCAGAAGCGTCTGCAGCTGGACGGTCTTCAGGGCCTGGCTGATCATCTTCTCGACCGCGGCGCGCGATGCCGCCGGAAGATTTCGGATTGCGGCGGCAAGCCTTTGCGCGAAGGCGGAATCGGATTCGGCATCGCCACGGGTCATGCCGAGCACGTCGCCGAGCTGCGTCGCGATCGTGCGCAGGGCGGCGGGGAACGGATCGCTCGACCCGAAGGACAGGACGTTCAACTGGCCGGGCTCGACATTGGCGACATGGGTTACGGCCTTGGCGAGCTCCGGACGCACGGCGGCAGCCGGCACCACGGAGGCTTTCGGCGTGACCGTGCCCTGGGCCTTGGCTGAAACGGCGGAACTGGCTTCCACTCTTACGGGAGGCAGCATCTGCTTTCTCCGGGCGTTTGATCGGGTGAACGTCGCAGGATGGACAACAGGACCGCTCATGCGCTCCCTTGCATTCTCGAGCGGCCGTCAGGCGCCGCGTGATGCCTCATTGCATCGCAGAATGCGGAAATTCATGCCTGCAGCATGACGGCAATATCTTAACAATCCGCTAACCAAGGTTAACAAAGCGACATCATCAGCATCGCGAAAGCCACATAAGCTACAGCTCATGCCGATTTGGCAGGTCGCGCGCTTAATAGCCGACGGCCGCGGGGAGCGACGATGAACAACATTAATCCGATCCTGAACACAGACAGCTACAAGCTCAGCCATTTCCTGCAGTTTCCGCCCGGCACGACGGCGATCTCGGCGCATATAGAGACGCGCGGGCAATCGGAGGGTCCGGACGTCGTCTTCTTCGGACTGCAGATGTTCCTGAAGGCCTATCTGGCCCGGGCCGTGACCGCGACCGATATCGACGAGGCAGCCGAGATCGTGGATGCGCATGGATTGCCGTTCGACCGCGAGGGATGGGACCATATCCTCGCCGAGCATGGCGGCCATCTGCCGGTCAGGATCGAGGCGCTTGCGGAAGGCAGTGTCGTCAGGCGCGGCGTTCCCGTTCTCCAGTTGACGAGCACCGACCCGAAGGTGCCATGGACTGTCTCGCATCTGGAAACGGCGTTGACGCGGGCCATCTGGTATCCCTCGACGATCGCCAGCCAGGCGCGCGGCATCCGCGAGCAGCTGAAGCCGCTGATCGTCCAGACCTGCGACGCACCCGAAAAGGTCCTGCCTTCGCGGCTGCACGACTTCGGCGCGCGCGGCATGGCGAGCCTCGAGCAGGCGGGCATCGGCAGCGCCGCGCACCTCCTGTTCTTCGACCGCACCGACACGATCGCCGGGGTCCTCAACGCCCGCGCCTATTACGGCGCGGAGATGGCGGGGCACTCCTACCCGGCCTCGGAGCATGCGACGATGGCGGCCTGGGGGCAGGCGCGCGAGGAAGAAGCCTACGCCCACATGATCGATACGTTTTCGGCCACCGGCCCCTATGCGGTGGTCTCCGACAGTTTCGATCTCAACTACGCGATTTCGGAAATCTGGGGCAAGGCGTTGCACGACAAGGTCATGCAGCCGCAAGGCCGGCTGATCATCCGGCCGGACCGGGGCGATCCGATCGACACGCCGATCCAGGCAATTTCACAGCTCGCCTATGCCTTCGGCACGCATCAGAACGCCAAGGGCTACAAGGTCCTGAACGGCAATGTCCACGTCATCCAGAGCGGCGGCATCCTGCCGGAGGACATGCTGATGGTGTTGAGGCGGCTGGAAGCGACCGGCTTCTCGGCCGAAAACATCTCCTTCGGGATCGGCGCCGGTCTGCTGCACGATGTCGGACGCGGCAATTACGGCTTCACCATGCGCACCAATGCCCGGCTCGACACGGACGGCAAGTGGCACGACATCCAGCTTCGTCCGGGCCACATTCACGAAACACCGCACAAGACCGGGCGACAGGCGGTCGCGCCCGCGGAAAACGGCGAGCTGCAGGCGGTGCGGATCGAGGAATTGGGCAGCCAGAACAACAGTCTGGTTCCGGTCTGGGAGAACGGCGAACTCCTGAAGGACTGGTCGTTCGAGGATATCCGCAAGCGTGCGACCGCGTAAGCGGCGACCAACTCAGCTGTTGCGGAAAAAGCGGTAAATGCCGTTGTCGTCGGAGTTGACGGCAGAGATGCCCTTTGCCGTCCGCGGCGCATCGGCATCGTCGTTCGGCTTGACGGCATCGAGCCAGGTGGCCCTGGCGGACTTTTCCTCCGGCTGGGAAGGCTCGTCCGGCACGTCGTCCCGGTAGGCCGGCATTTCGTAATCCGGATCATAGTCGAGCGGCGGCGGCTCGATCTTCACGCGCGGGAAATAGGGATGAATTTCCCCGAGTTTCCTGAGGCTTGCCGGTTGGACGCGATGCTCGATCTCCGGCGCAAGCTTCTTCTTGACGCCCGCGGGGGCGGCCAGCGCTGCGGCAATCATGCCCTTCTGCGATCGCTTCTTCATGAGACGAAACCGGTACTGCCTGTTATGCGGATCCGGCCCTGGCGGCACGGACGCTCGGGCAGGATTGTCCGCCGGTTCCGTTAAGATTCCTTTTACGGCGCCCCCGCTTCAGCGGAGGCGCGGCCATCAGCCGTCGCGGGAACCGCTCAGCTATGGGCGAAGATGTCGGTTTCTTCCCAGCCGAGGAGGTCGAGCTTGGAGCGGGTGGGCAGGAATTCGAAGCAGGCCCTGGCGTGCTCCATGCGGCCGTCGCGGTTCAGACGCTCGACGAGCTTGTCGCGAAGGGCGTGGAGATGCAGGACGTCGGAGGCGGCGTATTCGAGCTGTGCCGGGCTCAAAGTTTCCGCTGCCCAGTCGGAAGACTGCTGCGCCTTGGAGATATCGACCTCCAACAGCTCCTTCAGATTGTCCTTCAGGCCGTGGCGGTCGGTATAGGTGCGGGTCAGGCGCGAGGCGATCTTGGTGCAGAATACCGGCGTCGTCGTCACGCCGAAGGTGTGGAACAGAACGGCGATGTCGAAGCGGCCGAAATGGAAGATCTTCTGGCGCTTCGGGTCGGCGAGCATGGCGACGAGGTTCGGCGCTTCCTTCTGTCCGGCGGCGATGCGGATGACGTCAGCCGTGCCGTCGCCGGGCGACAGCTGGACGACGCAAAGGCGGTCGCGGCGCGGGATCAGGCCGAGCGTTTCCGTATCGATGGCGATCGCATCGGTATAACGCGCTGCGTCCGCTTCGGAAATATCGCCTTCGTGATACCGGATCTCTGCCATCGTGCTTTCCTTACTCGTCTTCCTGTTCGCCCAAGCGCAAAGGGGCGCTATAGCGCAATTTGGGCCGGGCGGATACCACATTCGACTGCGTCGAACGGGTGCGGTTTCTTCCGGATTTTTCTTGCGGCAGAACCGCGGCACCGTCAAGAATGGGCGGCATATTCAAAGGATTCTGCTAAACAATGACCAAGAAAGTGTATCTCGCCGGCCCGGAAGTGTTCCTGGCCAATGCCCGCGACATTCTCGACCGCAAGGCGGCGCTTGCCCGCGAGGCCGGCTTCACGCCGCTCTCTCCCGGCGATCTCGACATCGAGCCGACCGAGACCAAGAAGGAATTCGGGCTGGCGATCAGCGCCGTCGACGAGAAGATGATGCTGGAGGCAGACGCGATCATCGCCAACCTGACGCCGTTTCGCGGCATCGCCGCCGATGTCGGTACGACGTTCGAGCTCGGCTTCATGTGCGCGCTCGGCAAGCCGGTCTTCGCCTATACCAATGTGGCAGCCGGTCACTACGAGCGCGTGATGGAATACTACAAGGGCATGGCTGCGCCGACTGATGACGGCCATGTGCGTGGCCCGGACGGGCTTTCGATCGAGGATTTCGACATGATCGACAATCTGATGCTGCAGGGCGGCGTCGAACGCCGCGGCGGCAAGGTCATCGTCGGCAATGCGCCGGCCGATCGGCTGTACACGGATCTGGATGCCTTCAAGCGCTGCCTGGCTGCTGCAAAGGAAGCGCTGCTCTGAGGGTCGATGAAAGAAAGAGATCATGAACGCCATCGTCACGCTCTGGCATAAGAACAGGCTGCTTGTGCTGGCCTTCGTGCTGATGGCGGCGGTCACGCTGTTCTTCGCCGTCCGCTCCATCCTGTTTGCGCTTTACTGGAACGACCCGGCGCACTGGAACCAGCCGCTCGAAGGCTGGATGACGATCGGCTATGTCGCGCATTCCTATCATCTGGACCCGCGCGACATTGATGCCGATCTCCGCCTCATCAAGCCGCATGACCGGCGCACGCTCGAACAGATCGCCGGGGACAACGGCATGACGCTCGACGAGCTGAAGGCGCGGCTCGATGCGACGCTGACGAAGCTGAATGCCGAAAGGCCCGTCAAATGAGCGAGCAGCTGATCACGCTCGCGACGAATTACGGCATTCCCTTTCTGGCACTGATCGTCTTTCTGAGCTGCCTGGCACTGCCGGTGCCGTGTTCGTTCGTCATGCTGATGAGCGGATCGCTGGTCACCTCCGGCGATCTCGCCTTCACGCCCGTCTTCATGGCGGCCTATGGTGCGGCGCTCGCCGGTGACCAGACGGGCTTTTTCGCTGGCCGCCTTGCCGGGCGCTTCATCATTCCATCCATCGAACGGTCGCCGGCCCGGCGCGACCTGCTCGCGCGGGCCCACGGCATGCTGGAGAAGCGCGGTGCGATCGGTGTCTTCCTGAGCCGCTGGCTGTTCAGCCCGCTTGGCCCCTATGTCAACCTGATCACCGGTGCGGCGGGGATGTCGTGGTGGCGGTTCTCTTTGCCCGCGGCGCTCGGCGAACTCGTCTGGGTGTCGCTCTATGTCGGCCTTGGCATGGCGTTCAGCGACAACATCCTTATGATCGCCGACCTCGCCTCGAATGTGAGCGGGATGCTGGCCGCGGGTGCGATTACCGTCTTCCTCGGCTGGCGGCTCTGGAAGCAGATTTCCGGGTCCGCGAAGGATCACGGTCACCGGAAGATTCGCCATCAGCGATAGCGGACGAAAAAGGCCGGGGATCGCTCCCCGGCCTCCTATATTCGTAAAGGTTGAACCGGCTTACTTCTGCCAGCTCTTGACCAGTTCGTCGTAGTTGACGGTGACCGGCTTTTCCTTCTCGTTCTCGATCTTCAGCTGCGGAGCAAGGTTGCCCTTGGCCACGGCATCGTCGTGCCAGTAGTTGATGTCATGCTCTTCGGCGAGCTTCGGGCCGATATCGCCCTGAACGCCGGACTTCTCGATACGGGCCATGACCTTTTCCTGCGCTTCGCAGAGCGAGTCCATCGCTTCCTGGGCGGTCTTCGCACCCGAGGACGCATCGCCGATTGCCTGCCACCACAGCTGTGCAAGCTTCGGATAGTCCGGAACGTTGGTGCCGGTCGGCGACCACTGGACGCGGGCCGGCGAACGATAGAACTCGATCAAACCGCCGAGCTTCGGAGCGCGCTCCGTGAACGACTTGTCGTGGATGGTCGAGTCACGAATGAAGGTGAGACCCACGTGGCTCTTCTTCACATCGACAGTCTTGGAGGTGACGAACTGCGCGTAGAGCCATGCAGCCTTGGCGCGGTCGGTCGGTGTCGACTTCATCAGCGTCCAGGAACCCACGTCCTGGTAACCGAGCTTCATGCCGTCCTTCCAGTAGACGCCATGCGGGCTCGGAGCCATGCGCCACTTCGGCGAACCGCCCTCGCCCACCACCGGCAGGCCGTCCTTGACCATGTCCGCGGTGAAGGCGGTGTACCAGAAGATCTGCTGGGCGATGTTGCCCTGGGCCGGAACCGGGCCGGCTTCGGAGAAGGTCATGCCCTGGGCTTCCGGCGGAGCATAGGCCTTCAGCCAATCCAGGTACTTCTGGATGGCGTAGACCGAAGCGGGGCCGTTGGTGTCACCACCGCGTGCGGTGCACGAGCCGACCGGACGGGAGTTTTCATCGACCTTGATGCCCCATTCGTCGACCGGCAGACCGTTCGGAAGGCCCTTGTCGCCATTGCCGGCCATCGACAGCCAGGCGTCGGTGAAGCGCCAGCCGAGCGACGGGTCCTTCTTGCCGTAGTCCATGCTGCCGTAGACGCTCTTCGGACCGCCCATGTAGGACATGTCGCGGCCGGTGAAGAACTCGGCGATGTCCTCATAGGCAGACCAGTTGACCGGAACGCCGAGGTCGTAGCCGTATTTCGCCTTGAAGTCGGCCTTGGTCTTGTCGTCGTTGAACCAGTCGTAGCGGAACCAGTAGAGGTTCGCGAACTGCTGGTCGGGAAGCTGGTAGAGCTTCTTGTCCGGCGCGGTGGTGAACGACGTGCCAACATAGTCGGCGAGATCGAGCATCGGGTCGGTGACGTCCTTGCCGTCGCCGGCCATCCAGTCGGTCAGGTTGCGGACCTGCTGGTAGCGCCAATGGGTACCGATGAGGTCGGAGTCATTCACCCAGCCGTCGTAAAGGTTCTGACCCGTCTGCATCTGGGTCTGGATCTTTTCGACGACGTCACCTTCCTGGATGATGTCGTGGATCACCTTGATGCCGGTGATCTTCGAGAACCAGGGTGCGAGCACCTTGGATTCGTAGGCATGCGTCGTCAGCGATTCGGAAACGACGTGGATTTCCATGCCTTCAAAGGGCTTGGCCGCGTCGATGTACCACTGCATCTGCTTTTCCTGGTCGGCGCGCGACAGGGTCGAAAGATCGCCGATCTCCTCATCCAGGAACTGCTTCGCCTCGTCCATGCCGGCAAATGCCGTGCCGGTCAGGGCAAGCAGCATGGCCGCCGTAGTCGTCAATAGATGCTTTCGCATAGTTACCTCCCAATTGCGATTGCACTTACACAGTCAGATGGACGGAACCCCTCCCCCCATCCGGTCTTCCTTGGCATCAGACAGTCCGGAACACGACGATTGCGTAGATCACGGACAGTCCGAGAGCCCACCACAGGCTGAGGTCTGTCAGACCCAGCCATGCGAGGTTTATGAATGCGCTGCCGAGCAGCGACACGAACAGGCGGTCGCCGCGCGTGGTTTCGAAGCGCAGGATGCCGACGCGCGGATTGCCGCCGGGCGAAACGTATTCCCACACGCCCATGCCGACGAGCAGAGCGAGGATCGTCAGAAAGAAGATCGCCGTCGGCCAGGTCCACGCCATCCAGGAGAAATCGAAGTTCATTGTCATACCCTCCCCAGCGCAAAGCCCTTGGCGATGTAGTTTCTGACGAAGTAGATGACGAGCGCCCCCGGCACGAGCGTCAGCACGCCGGCGGCTGCGAGCAGTCCCCAGTCCATGCCGGCGGCAGACACCGTGCGTGTCATGACGGCGGCGATCGGCTTGGCGTCCGTCGTCGTCAGGGTGCGGGCGATCAGAAGCTCGACCCAGGAGAACATGAAGCAGAAGAAGGCGGCCACTCCGACGCCCGACGCAATCAGCGGCATGAAGATCTTGAAGAAGAAGCGCGGGAAGGAGTAACCGTCGATATAGGCGGTTTCGTCGATTTCCTTCGGCACGCCCGACATGAAGCCTTCCAGGATCCAGACGGCCAGCGGCACGTTGAACAGGCAGTGGGCGAGCGCCACCGCGATATGCGTGTCGATCAGGCCGAAGGCCGAATAGAGCTGGAAGAACGGTAGTGCGAAGACGGCCGGCGGCGCCATGCGGTTGGTCAAAAGCCAGAAGAACAAATGCTTGTCGCCGAGGAAGCGGTAGCGCGAGAATGCGTAAGCTGCGGGCAACGCAACGGCGATCGAAATGATGGTGTTCTGCACCACGTAGATGATCGAGTTGACATATCCCATGTACCAGGAGCTGTCGGTGAAGATCGTCCGGTAATTGGCGAGCGTCGGATTGTGCGGGAAGATCGTCATCGTCGAGATGATCTCCTCGTTGGTCTTGAAGCTCATGTTCGCCAGCCAGTAGATCGGCAGCAGCAGGAAGAGGATGTAGAGGGTGGGAACCAGCCAGGAGAAGCGGGAACCGTCTCTGCGTTTTGCGGTGCTCATTGACGGCTCTCCTTTCAGTTCTTTGCGTCGCTTGTGGTCATGACGGTGTAGAAGACCCATGACAGAAGCAGGATGATGAGGAAGTAGACGATCGACATGGCGGCCGCAGGACCGAGGTCGAACTGGCCGAGCGCCATCTTGACGAGGTCGATCGACAGGAACGTCGTCGAATTGCCAGGGCCACCGCCGGTGACGACGAAGGGCTCGGTGTAGATCATGAAGCTGTCCATGAAGCGCAGCAGGATGGCGATCGTCAGGACGCGCTGCATCTTCGGCAGCTGGATGAAGCGGAACACGGCCCAGCGCGATGCACCGTCGATCTTGGCCGCCTGGTAGTAGGCGTCCGGGATCGAGACGAGGCCGGCATAGCAGAGCAGCACGACGAGACTGGTCCAGTGCCAGACGTCCATGACGACGACGGTAATCCAGGCATCGAACGGATCAGCGACGTAATTGTAGTCGAGGCCCAGCCGGTCGAGAACATAGCCCAGGAGACCGATGTCGCTGCGGCCGAAGATCTGCCAGATGGTGCCGACGACGTTCCACGGAATGAGGAGCGGCAGCGCCATGAGCACGAGGCAGAAGGAGACGCCAAGTCCCTTCTTCGGCATGTTCAGGGCAATGACGATGCCGAGCGGGATCTCGATTGCGAGAATGATGCCGGAGAAGATCAGGTTGCGCATCAGGGCATCCCAGAAGCGCGGCGAATGCAGAAGTTCGGTGAACCAGTCCGTTCCGTTCCAGAAGAACTCGTTGTTGCCGAAGGTATCCTGAACCGAATAGTTGACGACGGTCATCAGCGGGATGACGGCCGAAAACGCCACCAGCACGAGCACGGGCAGGACGAGAAACCAGGCCTTGTTGTTCCAGGGTTTTTCCATCTCTCAGGCCTCCGGTCCGACACGCCAGGAATCGACGTAGACATTGATTGCAGCGGGATCGAAGGAAAGCCGGGCATCGGCCGGGATTTCGCCGTCCTCCGGCACGACGATCGAGAAGGGCTGACCGGCAAATTCGGCACGGACGATCTTCTGCCGGCCGATGTCCTCGACCTTGGCGATGTTGACGGGCATGCCTTCGCGGCCAAGCGTCGCGAATTCGGGACGAATGCCGATCTCGGTGCGGGCACCGGACTTGAACTCCGGCGCGAAGCCGAGCGCGATCGTTTCTCCGCCGACCACGGCGCTGGCGCCATCGATTTTTGCCGGCAGGACGTTCATGCCCGGCGAACCGATGAAATAGCCGACGAAGGTGTGGCGCGGCCGCTGGAACAGCTCTTCCGGCGTACCGATCTGCACGATCTCGCCGCCATACATGACGACCACCTTGTCGGCAAAGGTCAGCGCTTCCGTCTGGTCGTGCGTGACATAGACCATGGTGAAGCCGAAACGGCGGTGAAGCTGCTTGAGCTGGGACCGCAGGACCCACTTCATGTGCGGGTCGATGACGGTCAGCGGCTCGTCGAACAGGATGGCGTTTACGTCGGAACGCACGAGGCCGCGGCCGAGCGAGATCTTCTGCTTCTGGTCGGCGGTCAGGCCACGCGCCTTGCGCTTCGACCAGTCGGCCAGATCGATGATCTCGAGGACCTCTCGGACCCGCTTGTCGACATCGCTTTCCGGGACGTTGCGGTTGCGCAACGGGAAGGCGAGATTGTCGTAGACGGTCATGGTGTCGTAGATGACCGGGAACTGGAATACCTGCGCAATGTTGCGCTCCTGCGTCGACAGGTTGGTAACGTCGCGGTCGCCGAACAGGATGCGGCCTTCCGACGGCTGCAGCAATCCGGAAATGATGTTCAACAGCGTGGTCTTGCCGCAGCCGGACGGTCCGAGCAGAGCGTAGGCGCCGCCGTCGTTCCATTCGTGATGCACTTCCTTCAGCGCGTAGTCCGCATCCGACTGCGGGTTCGGCATGTAGGCGTGGCGGATATGGTCGAGTTTGATACGTGCCATTTTATTCTCCCCGCCCCTTACGCGTCTGCCGCCAGCGTCCGGCCATCGGCGCTGAAGGCAAGCAGATGCCGGGTGTCGACGAAGACGTCCATGGTCTGGTCCGGCGTGATGTCATGGACGCCCGGTTCGATCATCACCCAGCGCTGACCGGCATAGCTCATGTGGACGAAGCTTTCCGAACCGGCGATTTCCGAAATCTCGGTGCGCACCGTCATCTTCGCCGCCCCATCGGATTGTGGCTTGAAGGAAATGTGATGGGGCTGGAAGGCGACCATCACCGGTCCGTCGGAAATGCCCGCCAGATGGGCGGGCACCGCCATGACCGGCTTTCCGTCGACCGTGAAGCTGGTACCCGACTTGACAACCGGCAGCATGTTCAGCGGCGGGTCGGCAAAGGTCTGGGCGGTAACGAGATCGACCGGCCTGCGATAGACGTCGATGGTCTTGCCGAACTGGGTGATGCGTCCTTCCGACAGCGTTGCGGTGTTGCCGCCGAGAAGCAGTGCCTCCGACGGCTCCGTCGTTGCGTAGACGAAGATGGCGCCGGTCTGGGCAAAGACCTTCGGCAGTTCCTCGCGCAGTTCCTCACGCAGCTTGTAGTCGAGATTGGCGAGCGGCTCGTCGAGCAGAACGAGGCTGGCATTCTTGACGATGGCGCGGGCAAGCGCCGTGCGCTGCTGCTGGCCGCCGGACAGATTGAGCGGGGTGCGGTCGAGATAAGGCGTCATCCTGAGAAGCTCTGCGGCGCGGCGCACCTCGCGGTCGATCGTCGCCTTGTCCTTGCCCTGCAGGCGCAGCGGCGAGGCGATGTTCTCGTAAACGGTCATCGCCGGGTAATTGATGAACTGCTGGTAGACCATGGCGACGTTGCGATTCTGGACGG
Proteins encoded in this region:
- a CDS encoding nicotinate phosphoribosyltransferase gives rise to the protein MNNINPILNTDSYKLSHFLQFPPGTTAISAHIETRGQSEGPDVVFFGLQMFLKAYLARAVTATDIDEAAEIVDAHGLPFDREGWDHILAEHGGHLPVRIEALAEGSVVRRGVPVLQLTSTDPKVPWTVSHLETALTRAIWYPSTIASQARGIREQLKPLIVQTCDAPEKVLPSRLHDFGARGMASLEQAGIGSAAHLLFFDRTDTIAGVLNARAYYGAEMAGHSYPASEHATMAAWGQAREEEAYAHMIDTFSATGPYAVVSDSFDLNYAISEIWGKALHDKVMQPQGRLIIRPDRGDPIDTPIQAISQLAYAFGTHQNAKGYKVLNGNVHVIQSGGILPEDMLMVLRRLEATGFSAENISFGIGAGLLHDVGRGNYGFTMRTNARLDTDGKWHDIQLRPGHIHETPHKTGRQAVAPAENGELQAVRIEELGSQNNSLVPVWENGELLKDWSFEDIRKRATA
- a CDS encoding nucleoside 2-deoxyribosyltransferase produces the protein MTKKVYLAGPEVFLANARDILDRKAALAREAGFTPLSPGDLDIEPTETKKEFGLAISAVDEKMMLEADAIIANLTPFRGIAADVGTTFELGFMCALGKPVFAYTNVAAGHYERVMEYYKGMAAPTDDGHVRGPDGLSIEDFDMIDNLMLQGGVERRGGKVIVGNAPADRLYTDLDAFKRCLAAAKEALL
- a CDS encoding ribonuclease D; translation: MAEIRYHEGDISEADAARYTDAIAIDTETLGLIPRRDRLCVVQLSPGDGTADVIRIAAGQKEAPNLVAMLADPKRQKIFHFGRFDIAVLFHTFGVTTTPVFCTKIASRLTRTYTDRHGLKDNLKELLEVDISKAQQSSDWAAETLSPAQLEYAASDVLHLHALRDKLVERLNRDGRMEHARACFEFLPTRSKLDLLGWEETDIFAHS
- a CDS encoding DedA family protein, with amino-acid sequence MSEQLITLATNYGIPFLALIVFLSCLALPVPCSFVMLMSGSLVTSGDLAFTPVFMAAYGAALAGDQTGFFAGRLAGRFIIPSIERSPARRDLLARAHGMLEKRGAIGVFLSRWLFSPLGPYVNLITGAAGMSWWRFSLPAALGELVWVSLYVGLGMAFSDNILMIADLASNVSGMLAAGAITVFLGWRLWKQISGSAKDHGHRKIRHQR
- the rpsA gene encoding 30S ribosomal protein S1, with product MSVDTSMREDFAALLEESFATNDLAEGYVAKGIVTAIEKDVAIVDVGLKVEGRVPLKEFGARAKDGTLKVGDEVEVYVDRIENALGEAVLSREKARREESWVKLEAKFEAGERVEGVIFNQVKGGFTVDLDGAIAFLPRSQVDIRPIRDVTPLMHNPQPFEILKMDKRRGNIVVSRRTVLEESRAEQRSEIVQNLEEGQVVEGVVKNITDYGAFVDLGGIDGLLHVTDMAWRRVNHPSEILNIGQTVKVQIIRINQETHRISLGMKQLEADPWDGIGAKYPVGKKISGTVTNITDYGAFVELEPGIEGLIHISEMSWTKKNVHPGKILSTSQEVDVVVLEVDPTKRRISLGLKQTLENPWEAFAHSHPAGTEVEGEVKNKTEFGLFIGLDGDVDGMVHLSDLDWNRPGEQVIEEFNKGDVVKAVVLDVDVDKERISLGIKQLGKDSVGEAAASGDLRKNAVVSCEVTAVNDGGIEVKLVNHEDISAFIRRADLSRDRDEQRPERFSVGQVVDARVTNFSKKDRKVMLSIKALEIAEEKEAVAQFGSSDSGASLGDILGAALKNRGNE
- a CDS encoding ABC transporter substrate-binding protein, whose protein sequence is MRKHLLTTTAAMLLALTGTAFAGMDEAKQFLDEEIGDLSTLSRADQEKQMQWYIDAAKPFEGMEIHVVSESLTTHAYESKVLAPWFSKITGIKVIHDIIQEGDVVEKIQTQMQTGQNLYDGWVNDSDLIGTHWRYQQVRNLTDWMAGDGKDVTDPMLDLADYVGTSFTTAPDKKLYQLPDQQFANLYWFRYDWFNDDKTKADFKAKYGYDLGVPVNWSAYEDIAEFFTGRDMSYMGGPKSVYGSMDYGKKDPSLGWRFTDAWLSMAGNGDKGLPNGLPVDEWGIKVDENSRPVGSCTARGGDTNGPASVYAIQKYLDWLKAYAPPEAQGMTFSEAGPVPAQGNIAQQIFWYTAFTADMVKDGLPVVGEGGSPKWRMAPSPHGVYWKDGMKLGYQDVGSWTLMKSTPTDRAKAAWLYAQFVTSKTVDVKKSHVGLTFIRDSTIHDKSFTERAPKLGGLIEFYRSPARVQWSPTGTNVPDYPKLAQLWWQAIGDASSGAKTAQEAMDSLCEAQEKVMARIEKSGVQGDIGPKLAEEHDINYWHDDAVAKGNLAPQLKIENEKEKPVTVNYDELVKSWQK